Proteins encoded within one genomic window of Sphingomonas sp. KRR8:
- the ribH gene encoding 6,7-dimethyl-8-ribityllumazine synthase, which produces MARVLIVEARYYAHLNDMLLSGAQAALAGHEVEVLTVPGALEVPGAIALAADSNRFDAFVALGVVIRGETYHFEIVAGESACGIMALTMDGVAIGNGILTTENEAQAIARADPSQGDKGGDAARAALALLAVKEQFV; this is translated from the coding sequence ATGGCCCGCGTCCTGATTGTCGAGGCGCGCTACTATGCGCACCTGAACGACATGCTGCTGAGCGGCGCACAGGCCGCGCTGGCCGGGCATGAGGTCGAGGTACTGACGGTGCCGGGCGCGCTCGAGGTGCCTGGCGCCATCGCCCTTGCCGCCGACAGCAACCGCTTTGACGCGTTCGTCGCGCTTGGCGTGGTGATCCGGGGGGAGACATATCACTTCGAGATCGTCGCCGGCGAAAGCGCGTGCGGGATCATGGCGCTGACCATGGACGGGGTCGCGATCGGCAACGGCATCCTGACGACCGAGAACGAAGCGCAGGCGATTGCCCGCGCCGATCCCTCACAAGGGGACAAGGGTGGCGACGCCGCCCGAGCCGCGCTGGCGTTGCTCGCGGTCAAGGAGCAATTCGTCTAG
- a CDS encoding alkene reductase, with protein MANLFDPLTLGALTLPNRIVMAPLTRGRAGREGVPNPLMAEYYSQRADAGLIISEATGISREGLGWPNAPGLWNEAQVEGWKIVTDAVHAAGGRIIAQLWHMGRLVHPDLGGGQPVSASATTAPHKAHTYEGKKPYEEARAATLDDIKRITDDYVRAARNAMAGGFDGVQLHGANGYLIDQFLRDGTNHRDDDYGGSIDNRVRLLREVTAALAGEVGAGRTHVRLSPNGEVQGCDDSDPHALFTAAGQALADLGIASIELREPGPQSTFAATEIAPVSPLIRPLFKGAIILNSDYVHHSAEARLKEGVADAISFGRPFIANPDLVARLAQDAPLQVPDVPTLYSSGPEGYTDYPVLAEQQAA; from the coding sequence ATGGCCAATCTGTTCGATCCCCTGACGCTCGGGGCGCTGACCCTGCCCAACCGTATCGTGATGGCGCCGCTGACCCGCGGCCGCGCCGGGCGCGAGGGCGTGCCCAATCCGCTGATGGCCGAATATTATTCGCAGCGGGCGGACGCGGGATTGATCATCTCCGAAGCGACCGGGATCAGCCGCGAAGGGCTCGGCTGGCCCAATGCGCCGGGATTGTGGAACGAGGCCCAGGTCGAGGGGTGGAAGATCGTCACCGACGCGGTGCACGCGGCCGGCGGCCGGATCATCGCGCAACTGTGGCACATGGGCCGGCTGGTCCACCCGGACCTGGGTGGCGGGCAGCCGGTGTCCGCCAGCGCAACCACCGCGCCGCACAAGGCCCACACCTACGAGGGCAAAAAGCCGTATGAGGAGGCCCGCGCGGCGACGCTCGACGACATAAAGCGGATCACCGACGATTACGTCCGGGCGGCGCGCAATGCGATGGCCGGCGGCTTCGACGGCGTGCAGCTGCACGGCGCCAACGGTTATCTGATCGATCAATTTCTGCGCGACGGGACCAATCACCGCGACGACGATTACGGTGGCTCCATCGATAATCGGGTGCGCCTGTTGCGCGAGGTCACGGCCGCGCTGGCCGGCGAAGTCGGAGCCGGCCGCACCCACGTACGCCTTAGCCCGAACGGCGAAGTCCAGGGCTGCGACGACAGTGACCCGCACGCGCTGTTCACCGCTGCCGGTCAGGCGCTTGCCGATCTTGGCATCGCCAGCATCGAGCTGCGCGAGCCCGGTCCCCAATCGACCTTCGCGGCGACGGAGATTGCGCCGGTGAGCCCGCTGATCCGGCCGCTGTTCAAGGGCGCGATCATCCTCAACAGCGACTATGTCCATCACAGCGCCGAAGCGCGTCTGAAGGAGGGCGTGGCCGACGCGATCAGCTTTGGGCGACCGTTCATCGCCAACCCCGACCTGGTCGCACGTCTGGCGCAGGATGCCCCCCTGCAGGTGCCGGACGTTCCCACGCTATATTCGAGCGGCCCCGAGGGCTACACCGACTATCCGGTGCTGGCGGAACAGCAGGCCGCCTGA
- the ribB gene encoding 3,4-dihydroxy-2-butanone-4-phosphate synthase, with protein sequence MSTSLIDRLNAIIDTGEVSRAGLARAAGLHPNSLRKLGSPDWNPTADTLGRLERLLKRGTTEVLVGAEQIIDEARNGRMFILVDDDDRENEGDLVIPAQMATPDAINFMARHGRGLICLALTADRVEQLQLPLMARKNGTRHETAFTVSIEARTGVTTGISAADRARTVAVAIDSSNDADALVSPGHVFPLVARAGGVLVRAGHTEAAVDVSRLAGLNPSGVICEIMNEDGTMARLDELIDFARQHGLKIGTIRDLIAYRLKKDNMVERVAETGFASRSGANWQAQVFRDKSTGAEQLALVLGPLDVTQPVLVRMHSLDLFADVLGEPGERAGLLHGAMQMIESEGSGVIVALHAAAPGSLSRSADRRAGKDVEEGEMLRSYGVGAQILAALGIHDMVLLSNTRHQPVGLSGYGLSIVEERCIPMENR encoded by the coding sequence ATGTCCACTAGTCTGATCGATCGCCTCAACGCCATCATCGATACCGGCGAGGTCAGCCGCGCCGGCCTTGCCCGTGCCGCCGGCCTTCACCCCAACTCGCTCCGCAAGCTCGGCTCGCCCGACTGGAATCCAACTGCCGACACGCTCGGGCGGCTGGAACGGTTGCTCAAACGCGGGACGACCGAGGTGCTGGTCGGGGCAGAGCAGATCATCGACGAGGCGCGCAACGGGCGCATGTTCATCCTCGTCGACGACGACGACCGCGAGAATGAAGGCGATCTGGTCATTCCCGCGCAAATGGCCACGCCCGACGCGATCAACTTCATGGCCCGCCACGGCCGAGGGCTGATCTGCCTCGCACTGACCGCCGATCGGGTGGAGCAGCTGCAGCTCCCGCTGATGGCACGCAAGAACGGCACTCGGCATGAAACCGCCTTTACAGTCTCGATCGAGGCACGCACCGGCGTGACCACCGGCATCAGCGCCGCCGATCGCGCGCGCACCGTTGCTGTCGCGATTGACAGCTCCAATGACGCCGATGCGCTGGTGAGCCCGGGCCACGTCTTCCCACTGGTGGCGCGGGCTGGTGGCGTGCTGGTGCGTGCGGGTCATACGGAAGCGGCGGTCGACGTGTCGCGGCTGGCCGGCCTCAACCCTTCCGGCGTCATCTGTGAGATCATGAACGAGGACGGGACCATGGCCCGCCTCGACGAACTGATCGACTTCGCACGCCAGCACGGGCTGAAGATCGGTACCATCCGCGACCTTATCGCCTACCGCCTGAAGAAGGATAACATGGTGGAGCGCGTGGCAGAGACTGGCTTCGCCTCGCGTAGCGGCGCCAATTGGCAGGCACAGGTCTTTCGCGACAAGTCGACCGGCGCCGAGCAGCTCGCCCTAGTGCTGGGGCCACTGGACGTCACTCAGCCCGTGCTGGTGCGGATGCACAGCCTCGACCTGTTCGCCGACGTGCTCGGCGAGCCTGGTGAGCGGGCCGGCCTGCTCCACGGGGCAATGCAGATGATCGAAAGCGAGGGATCCGGCGTCATCGTCGCTCTTCACGCCGCCGCGCCGGGTTCGCTCAGCCGTTCCGCCGACCGCCGCGCCGGCAAGGACGTCGAAGAAGGCGAGATGCTTCGCAGCTACGGCGTCGGTGCGCAAATCCTGGCCGCGCTGGGCATTCACGACATGGTCCTGTTGTCCAACACGCGCCACCAGCCGGTGGGCCTGTCCGGCTACGGCCTGTCGATCGTCGAGGAACGCTGCATTCCCATGGAGAATCGTTGA
- a CDS encoding heme-binding protein produces the protein MTKTGGKTSSKKRPTPRLAINWKAGAALAGGALVGLGIAYVLQEKATPQPEYRVLASEKNFEIRAYKAMTVAETVVHGERKQALREGFRRLADYIFAKSRDGEKLPMTAPVLVDGGNPMASDPPVFDDAVEGGWRVRFVMPEGRSSGDLPPPPDGISIVELAERRVGAVQFSGVADDDRLAEHEDALRGWLERHGEKALQVEPEYAFYNSPMIPPPLRRNEVLLALG, from the coding sequence ATGACAAAGACCGGCGGTAAGACCTCATCGAAGAAGCGGCCAACGCCGCGCCTTGCAATCAACTGGAAAGCAGGCGCGGCGCTTGCCGGCGGCGCGCTGGTCGGTTTGGGCATCGCCTACGTCCTGCAGGAGAAAGCAACGCCGCAGCCCGAGTATCGAGTTCTGGCGAGCGAGAAGAACTTCGAGATCCGGGCCTACAAGGCAATGACCGTCGCCGAGACGGTGGTGCACGGCGAGCGCAAGCAAGCCTTGCGAGAAGGCTTCCGCCGCCTCGCCGACTACATCTTCGCCAAGTCGCGCGATGGCGAGAAGCTGCCGATGACCGCACCGGTGCTCGTCGATGGGGGCAATCCCATGGCCAGCGACCCGCCGGTGTTCGACGATGCGGTCGAGGGCGGGTGGCGCGTCCGCTTTGTCATGCCGGAGGGGCGAAGCAGCGGCGACCTCCCGCCGCCGCCTGACGGCATCAGTATCGTGGAGCTCGCGGAGCGACGGGTCGGTGCCGTGCAATTTTCGGGAGTGGCGGACGACGACCGGCTGGCCGAGCATGAAGATGCGCTTCGCGGCTGGCTCGAGCGGCACGGCGAGAAAGCGCTTCAGGTCGAACCCGAATATGCCTTCTATAACTCACCGATGATCCCGCCGCCGCTGCGGCGCAACGAGGTGCTGCTGGCGCTCGGCTAG
- a CDS encoding riboflavin synthase yields MFTGIVTDIGTVRSAEERGDLRLVIGCGYDMTGVALGASIACSGCCLTVVDKGEDWFAVDVSAETRSKTAAGLWQEGARLNLERALRMGDELGGHLVTGHVDGLGEVLGVCAEGDSLRVGIRVPRQLGPMLAPKGSITLDGVSLTVNEVRDEEDGTHFAINLIPHTAHETTLGSISAGRQLNVEVDVLARYLDRMLAARAQR; encoded by the coding sequence ATGTTCACCGGCATCGTCACCGACATTGGTACCGTCCGCTCCGCCGAGGAGCGCGGCGACCTGCGGCTGGTGATCGGCTGTGGCTACGACATGACGGGGGTGGCACTGGGCGCGTCCATCGCCTGCTCGGGCTGCTGTCTTACGGTTGTTGACAAGGGAGAGGACTGGTTCGCGGTCGACGTTTCGGCCGAAACCCGCAGCAAGACCGCCGCCGGCCTGTGGCAGGAAGGCGCCCGGCTGAACTTGGAGCGCGCCTTGCGGATGGGTGACGAGCTTGGCGGGCACCTCGTCACCGGTCACGTCGACGGCCTGGGCGAGGTGCTGGGCGTTTGTGCGGAGGGCGATTCACTGCGTGTGGGGATCCGGGTCCCACGCCAATTGGGACCGATGCTGGCTCCCAAGGGCAGCATTACACTGGACGGCGTCTCTCTGACCGTGAACGAAGTGCGTGACGAGGAGGACGGGACCCACTTCGCGATCAATCTCATCCCGCATACGGCCCATGAGACCACGCTCGGATCTATCTCCGCCGGGCGACAACTGAATGTGGAGGTGGACGTCCTCGCGCGCTATCTGGACCGCATGTTGGCAGCTCGAGCACAGCGCTGA